The following proteins come from a genomic window of Corallococcus sp. NCRR:
- a CDS encoding SDR family oxidoreductase, protein MKPLEGQVALVAGATRGAGRGIATMLGAAGATVYCTGRSVRGGLASGASRPETIEETAEQVTALGGKGIAVRVDHSVEEEVEALCQRIRAEAGKLDVLVNDIWGGETLHELGLPFWKQSPAKARLMFDRAVGTHIVTSRYAVPLMLERDRGLIVEVTDGDSFGYRGAVAYDVTKMAVIRLAFAMSRDLRRTNITALAVTPGFLRSEEMLDGFGVKEANWRDAVKAVPDFIASETPSYVGRGVAALAADPEVHRRAGRVVASWTLAREYGFTDLDGSQPHWAEYFERTYRKPYTIADDAAYASWLGGSIETVCPDWPKY, encoded by the coding sequence ATGAAGCCACTCGAAGGACAGGTGGCCCTGGTCGCGGGAGCGACGCGGGGCGCGGGCCGGGGAATCGCGACGATGCTGGGGGCCGCGGGGGCCACGGTGTACTGCACCGGGCGCAGCGTGCGGGGTGGGCTTGCGAGCGGAGCGTCGCGGCCGGAGACGATTGAAGAGACGGCGGAGCAGGTGACCGCGCTGGGCGGGAAGGGCATCGCGGTGCGGGTGGACCACTCCGTGGAGGAGGAGGTGGAGGCGCTGTGTCAGCGCATCCGCGCGGAGGCGGGGAAGCTGGATGTGCTGGTCAACGACATCTGGGGCGGGGAGACGCTGCACGAACTGGGGCTGCCGTTCTGGAAGCAGTCTCCGGCGAAGGCGCGGCTGATGTTCGACCGCGCCGTGGGCACGCACATCGTCACGAGCCGCTACGCGGTGCCGTTGATGCTGGAGCGCGACCGGGGGCTCATCGTGGAGGTGACGGATGGGGACTCGTTCGGGTACCGGGGCGCCGTCGCGTACGACGTGACGAAGATGGCGGTCATCCGGCTGGCGTTCGCGATGTCGCGCGACCTGCGCCGCACGAACATCACGGCGCTGGCGGTGACACCGGGGTTCCTGCGCTCGGAGGAGATGCTGGACGGCTTCGGGGTGAAGGAGGCGAACTGGCGCGACGCGGTGAAGGCGGTTCCGGACTTCATCGCGTCGGAGACGCCGTCGTACGTGGGCCGCGGGGTGGCGGCGCTCGCGGCGGATCCGGAGGTCCACCGCAGGGCGGGGCGCGTGGTCGCCTCGTGGACCCTGGCGCGCGAGTACGGCTTCACGGACCTGGATGGTTCACAGCCGCACTGGGCGGAATATTTCGAGCGGACCTATCGCAAGCCGTACACCATCGCGGATGACGCGGCGTATGCGTCGTGGCTCGGGGGCTCCATCGAGACGGTCTGCCCGGACTGGCCGAAATACTGA